The DNA window CGGATCAGTTCGTGGTGCACGCCCAGTGTGCTGGCGACGGCCTGGCCCAGGGTGCCGCTGGCACCGACCACAAGGATCTTCATCTGCGCTGCTCCAATGAGGGAATGGCTGCAGTCTGCGCCGCCGGAACGGGTTAGGTAAGCGGCGTATGATTCGCACATTCCTAACTTGAGGTTAGCAATGGACGTGTTACGCGGCATGCAGGCCTTCGTGGCCGTGGTCGACCGGGGCAGCCTGAGTGCGGCGGCCGAGCAGCTGGAGGTGTCGGCGGTGATGGTGGGCAAATACCTGCAGCAGCTGGAAAACCACGTGGGGGCCCGGCTGCTGCAGCGGAACACCCGACGGCAGAGCCTGACCGACGCCGGCCGCAATTATCTTGCCGGCTGCCGCGCGGTGCTGGAGCAGGTGCAGCAGGCCGAAGCGAGCGTTGAAGGGCTGCAGCGGCAGCCGCAGGGCGTGCTGCGGATCAGCGCGCCCGTCACCTGGGGCAGCTGCGTGCTGGCCCCACTGGTGGCGCGTTATCTGGCCGCGCATCCGAAGGTGAGCATCGAGCTGGACCTCAGCAACCGTCGTGTGGACCTGATCGAGGAGCAGTTTGACGCGGTGGTGCGGATGGGCGCGCTGGGCTCGGCCGAATGGGTGGCGCGGCCATTGCCGCCCTATGCGATGCAGATCTGCGCGTCGCCCGCGTATCTGAAGCGCAGGGGCGTGCCGCAGCACCCGTCGGACCTGGGCAGCCACGACTGCCTGACCCATCTGGCCTGGCGCGGCGGGCACGGCTGGCGGTTGCGCGGTCATCCCGAGCAGGACTGGTCGGAACACTCGCGGCTGCTCTGCAATGACGGCGACGGCCTGCGCCGGGCGGCGCTGGCGGGTGCCGGGCTGATTCTGCAGCCGGCGGTGTTGTTGGCGGAGGACGTGGCGGCGGGGCGGCTGGTGCCGGTGTTGGCGGATTTCCTGCCCGAGCCGCGCCCGTTGCATCTGGTGTATCTGCCGGACCGGCGGCCTCGGCCGAAGTTGAGCAGTTTTGTGGAATTTCTGCTGGCGGCCGTCGTAGAGCCACGCCCTGCGTGGCTGCGACCAGGTTGAACATGGCGCAGCCACGCAGGGCGTGGCTCTACGCATGGGATCAGGCCATCGTCATGGGATCAGGCCATCATTACGACGCCTTTTCGGACAACGCCTTGCCACGCGCGGTGGCTGCTTCAATCGCCCGCGCCACGATCGCTTCAAACCCGTCCCCCTGGAACGACTCGATCGCCGCCTGGGTGGTGCCGTTGGGCGAGGTCACCCGCCGGCGCAGCTCCGCCGGCGCTTCACCGGACTCATCCAGCATGCGGCTGGCCCCCAGCAGGGTCTGTACCACCAGCGTGTGCGCGGCGTCCGCCGACAGGCCCTGAGCCTGGGCCGCCGCTTCCATCGCCTCAGCAAGCAGGAACACATAGGCCGGACCACTGCCGGATACGGCAGTCACCGCATCCATTTTCGCTTCATCCTCGATCCACACCGTGCGACCGGCGGTGGCCAGCACTTGGTCGGCCTGCGCACGCTGCGCTTCGCTGACCTCCGGGGTGGCAAACAGGCCGGTGACGCCCGCGCCCAGCAGGGCGGGCGTGTTCGGCATCGCGCGCACCACCGCGCCATGCTCGCCCAGCCAGCGCTGCAACTGGGCGCTGGTGATGCCGGCGGCGATGGAGACCACCAGCGGCGAATGCCGGGCGGCGAGATCGGCCAGGTCACCGCACACCTGCGACATCACCTGCGGTTTGACCGCCAGCACCCACACACCGCCCTGGGCGGCCGCCTCAGCAGCGCTGGCGTAGGTCTTCACTCCGAAATCGGTGCTCAGTGCGTCGCGCAGTTCGGCCACCGGCTCGGCGACATGGATGTGTGCCGGTGCGGTGCCCCGGCGGACCAGCCCGGCAATCAGGCTGCGGGCCATGTTGCCGCCGCCAATGAAGGTAATGGAATGGGTATTCATGTGGTCGTCCAATGTAGAGCCGGGCTTGCCCGGCTGCGTTTCAACAATCAATGCCGCGCACCAAACAAGGCCGACCCCACCCGCACCATCGTCGCCCCATGGGCAATGGCCTCCGCATAATCAGCACTCATACCCATGGACAGGGTATCAACCTGCGGGTACCGCACAGCCAACGCGTCAAACAACCCGCGCATGCGCTCGAACGCC is part of the Stenotrophomonas oahuensis genome and encodes:
- a CDS encoding LysR family transcriptional regulator, giving the protein MDVLRGMQAFVAVVDRGSLSAAAEQLEVSAVMVGKYLQQLENHVGARLLQRNTRRQSLTDAGRNYLAGCRAVLEQVQQAEASVEGLQRQPQGVLRISAPVTWGSCVLAPLVARYLAAHPKVSIELDLSNRRVDLIEEQFDAVVRMGALGSAEWVARPLPPYAMQICASPAYLKRRGVPQHPSDLGSHDCLTHLAWRGGHGWRLRGHPEQDWSEHSRLLCNDGDGLRRAALAGAGLILQPAVLLAEDVAAGRLVPVLADFLPEPRPLHLVYLPDRRPRPKLSSFVEFLLAAVVEPRPAWLRPG
- the proC gene encoding pyrroline-5-carboxylate reductase, with protein sequence MNTHSITFIGGGNMARSLIAGLVRRGTAPAHIHVAEPVAELRDALSTDFGVKTYASAAEAAAQGGVWVLAVKPQVMSQVCGDLADLAARHSPLVVSIAAGITSAQLQRWLGEHGAVVRAMPNTPALLGAGVTGLFATPEVSEAQRAQADQVLATAGRTVWIEDEAKMDAVTAVSGSGPAYVFLLAEAMEAAAQAQGLSADAAHTLVVQTLLGASRMLDESGEAPAELRRRVTSPNGTTQAAIESFQGDGFEAIVARAIEAATARGKALSEKAS